A single window of Synechococcus sp. C9 DNA harbors:
- a CDS encoding NAD(P)-dependent oxidoreductase, which produces MTKKRIFITGGSGCVGHYLAEMLIHQTDHELFFLIRDPHKLKFNFQSRPGVHLISGNLQDTTPYIKLLPSMNSAILLATQWGGEDTFKVNLTGNLSLMQALNPQICEQVIYFSTASILDQNLQLLPQAKTLGTEYIRSKFMCYEQLPTLPIYHRLTVVFPTLIFGGDKDKPPSHISTGLDQLPRYLRWVRWVRADGCFHFIHAQDIAQILLYYLAHPSQEFRQFVLGNEVIWLNDAVQELCDYFGVRIPPWRLNLTPRRVAFFMRVARWLGAQFIPWDDFCAEYRYFRYEPVVHPSRLGLPSRCQTLSELLGVLGSSVECP; this is translated from the coding sequence ATGACGAAAAAACGCATTTTTATCACCGGCGGCAGTGGCTGTGTGGGTCATTATCTGGCGGAAATGCTCATTCACCAAACCGACCATGAATTATTTTTTTTAATCCGTGATCCCCACAAGCTAAAATTCAATTTTCAAAGCCGACCAGGGGTACATTTAATTTCAGGTAATTTACAGGATACTACCCCCTATATCAAACTTTTGCCGAGTATGAATAGTGCCATTTTACTGGCAACCCAATGGGGGGGAGAAGACACATTTAAGGTGAATTTAACAGGAAACTTAAGTCTCATGCAAGCCCTCAATCCGCAGATATGTGAGCAGGTGATTTATTTTTCTACCGCCAGTATTTTGGATCAAAATTTGCAATTACTCCCCCAAGCCAAAACCCTGGGTACGGAGTATATTCGTTCTAAATTTATGTGCTATGAACAATTACCAACCCTCCCGATTTATCACCGGTTAACCGTGGTGTTTCCCACGTTGATTTTTGGGGGGGATAAGGATAAACCCCCTAGCCATATTTCCACCGGTTTAGACCAATTACCCCGTTATTTGCGGTGGGTGCGGTGGGTACGGGCGGATGGCTGTTTTCACTTTATCCATGCCCAGGATATTGCCCAAATTTTACTGTATTATCTTGCCCATCCTTCCCAAGAATTTCGCCAGTTTGTATTAGGAAATGAGGTGATTTGGCTGAATGATGCGGTGCAGGAATTGTGTGATTATTTTGGGGTCAGGATTCCCCCTTGGCGGTTGAATTTAACGCCCCGGCGGGTCGCTTTCTTCATGCGGGTTGCCCGGTGGTTGGGGGCACAGTTCATTCCCTGGGATGATTTTTGTGCGGAATACCGTTATTTTCGTTACGAGCCGGTGGTGCATCCGAGTCGTTTGGGGTTGCCTTCTCGCTGTCAGACGCTGTCGGAATTGTTGGGGGTTTTAGGCAGTAGTGTTGAATGTCCGTAA
- a CDS encoding transposase: protein MRRQIQGLIKPLLNLLPKNDYPVLDTRLFVLIWMHFILDARVATMRGLFFLLNHLNFKVDISTFSKACKHRSTEPFQVILRELQKRLKHHQGEFKHLFPLDSTIITLTSKLFWHYKQVKLTLGLDINEGNIGDESIIFGKTNDHKIGHLVIGTIPENAVGIMDRGFASWKLMDEMCKRNTLFIVRIRNNMKLQPDNPDIRVIQFFNEEENTEYRLATNVTSMTDEEICSAYRLRWRIELLWKALKMHLKLDRIITKNENGVRLQIYAVLIGYLILRLLEIGHNKTYELIDKLRYLQIEIGRHCSFMELVGVEPLVG from the coding sequence ATGAGACGACAAATTCAGGGACTTATCAAGCCCTTGCTGAACCTTCTTCCCAAAAACGACTATCCAGTCTTGGATACTCGCTTGTTTGTACTCATATGGATGCACTTCATTTTAGATGCAAGAGTCGCCACCATGCGGGGCTTATTCTTCCTCTTGAATCATCTCAATTTTAAAGTTGACATATCAACGTTTTCTAAGGCGTGTAAACATCGTAGCACCGAGCCGTTTCAAGTGATCCTAAGAGAACTGCAAAAACGGCTTAAACATCATCAAGGTGAATTTAAGCACTTATTCCCATTAGATTCTACCATTATCACCCTGACCAGCAAATTATTCTGGCACTACAAGCAGGTAAAATTGACGCTTGGCCTGGATATAAATGAGGGCAATATCGGTGACGAATCAATTATATTTGGAAAGACTAATGACCATAAAATTGGGCATCTTGTGATTGGGACGATACCTGAGAATGCCGTTGGTATCATGGATAGGGGTTTTGCTTCCTGGAAATTAATGGACGAAATGTGTAAACGAAATACATTGTTTATTGTGCGGATTAGAAATAATATGAAGTTGCAACCTGACAATCCGGATATTCGGGTAATTCAATTTTTTAATGAAGAGGAAAACACAGAATATAGGCTAGCGACTAACGTGACTTCGATGACGGATGAAGAGATTTGTTCAGCCTATCGTTTGCGCTGGCGAATTGAGTTGCTTTGGAAGGCACTAAAGATGCACTTGAAATTGGATAGAATCATTACCAAGAATGAGAATGGTGTGCGGCTACAGATTTATGCCGTATTGATTGGTTATCTAATTTTAAGATTGCTGGAGATAGGTCACAATAAGACCTATGAATTGATTGACAAGTTGCGATATTTACAAATAGAAATAGGCCGACACTGTAGCTTCATGGAACTCGTAGGGGTAGAGCCGCTCGTAGGATAA
- the gatC gene encoding Asp-tRNA(Asn)/Glu-tRNA(Gln) amidotransferase subunit GatC: MITLEQTAHLAHLARLELTPAEITELSGQLGAILDYMAQLQNLDLADVPPTAHAVNTANVLRPDQPVPSTLTEKLLEIAPAPEDHFFQVPQILREG, translated from the coding sequence ATGATCACCCTAGAACAAACCGCCCATCTGGCACACCTCGCCCGGTTGGAACTCACCCCGGCTGAAATTACAGAATTAAGCGGTCAATTGGGGGCGATTTTGGACTACATGGCGCAATTACAAAACCTGGATTTGGCGGATGTACCCCCCACCGCCCACGCCGTCAATACCGCCAATGTCCTGCGTCCCGACCAACCCGTGCCCTCGACCCTGACGGAGAAACTCCTGGAAATTGCTCCCGCCCCGGAAGACCACTTTTTCCAAGTGCCCCAAATCCTGCGGGAAGGTTAG
- a CDS encoding substrate-binding domain-containing protein has product MAQDYSYVKCPQCGYERNPINASKCEICGYRLKKGLPLMPILATVAGIAVLGGGGYWVLTQFARQDKSPVVSPASPPPAQSPTASPSPVASPAVSPSPSAPTQATSVAPATSASGITTVSTLAQVPNVPSGTFNYGNSTTFAPLRSERINNLIYQAHPNFRLRYVEPPGGKPGSGAGIEMLINGQLAIGQSSRPLKDSEFQRAQTRGFRLEQVAIANDALAIYVHPGVQIPGLTVAQVRDIFTGKVTNWQQVGGPNLPIVPFSRNLQAGGTVDFFKEDVLLGQNLGPNVREIRDTTHSLRQVGATPGGIGYANIPLVVRQEMVRIVPLAKEAGSPYVSPDIGGKEVNSAVITDGSYPITRRLFIIIRRDGTLDEQAGVAYANMFLSDEGQKLIKEAGFAPIR; this is encoded by the coding sequence ATGGCACAGGACTATAGCTATGTGAAATGCCCCCAGTGCGGCTACGAACGCAACCCGATAAATGCGTCCAAGTGTGAGATTTGCGGCTACAGACTGAAGAAGGGATTGCCCTTGATGCCGATTCTGGCGACGGTCGCTGGGATAGCGGTGTTGGGTGGCGGTGGTTATTGGGTACTCACTCAGTTTGCCCGGCAGGACAAGTCCCCTGTCGTTTCCCCGGCTTCTCCCCCACCCGCCCAATCGCCTACGGCTTCCCCTAGTCCGGTTGCCAGCCCGGCAGTCAGTCCCAGTCCCTCTGCCCCGACCCAAGCCACCTCAGTTGCGCCAGCCACCAGTGCCTCAGGGATTACTACGGTTTCCACCTTGGCGCAAGTACCGAATGTACCCAGTGGCACGTTTAACTATGGCAATTCCACCACCTTTGCCCCCTTACGCTCCGAGCGGATTAATAATCTCATTTACCAAGCCCATCCCAACTTTCGCCTGCGTTATGTGGAGCCGCCGGGGGGGAAACCCGGTTCGGGGGCGGGGATTGAGATGCTGATCAACGGTCAATTGGCGATTGGGCAGTCCTCCCGTCCCCTCAAGGATAGTGAATTTCAGCGGGCGCAAACCCGGGGGTTTCGGCTGGAGCAGGTCGCCATCGCCAACGATGCCCTCGCCATTTATGTCCATCCGGGGGTGCAAATCCCCGGTTTAACGGTGGCGCAGGTGCGGGATATATTCACGGGGAAAGTGACCAATTGGCAACAGGTGGGGGGACCAAATCTGCCCATTGTGCCCTTCAGCCGCAATTTGCAAGCCGGGGGCACGGTGGACTTTTTCAAAGAGGATGTCCTACTGGGGCAAAATCTGGGACCCAACGTGCGGGAAATTCGGGACACCACCCATTCCCTGCGTCAGGTGGGAGCTACCCCTGGGGGCATCGGTTATGCCAACATTCCCCTAGTGGTGCGGCAGGAGATGGTACGCATTGTGCCCCTGGCGAAAGAGGCGGGGTCACCCTATGTATCGCCGGATATTGGGGGCAAGGAAGTCAATTCAGCGGTGATTACGGATGGGAGTTATCCGATTACCCGCCGGTTGTTTATTATCATTCGCCGGGATGGCACCCTGGATGAACAGGCTGGGGTCGCCTACGCCAATATGTTCCTCAGCGATGAGGGGCAAAAGTTAATCAAAGAGGCGGGATTTGCTCCCATACGCTAG
- a CDS encoding DUF3086 domain-containing protein, translating to MEPSDVAALTAQIQELQAEIARLQAEKADWQNQLQQVQSQYQQVLPQALRELEERKQKLQISIEQLERRQERIQKEMRSTFAGASQDIAVRVQGFKDYLRGALQDLVASVEELPLLPAPPSAPVVEPEPPSPVPAKAAPLKLAAATYADQVEVIEECLEQYRTQPDYYGPAWQLRRTFEPVHEERVRRWFLEQGGRGALRSLGSRLQNILVTAAIISILRQLYDIDLRVLVLANGPERLGEWRRGLQDCLGISRADFGADGGILLFESPEALAQKADRLEREDLVPFIVMDEGDGTVPVGLLQFPLWLTFAPDPKKMRQRQAEEDEFDFKLF from the coding sequence ATGGAACCCTCGGATGTCGCCGCGCTGACAGCGCAAATTCAAGAATTGCAGGCGGAAATTGCCCGGTTGCAGGCGGAAAAAGCGGACTGGCAAAACCAACTCCAACAGGTGCAAAGTCAGTACCAGCAGGTGTTGCCCCAGGCACTGCGGGAGTTAGAAGAGCGCAAGCAAAAACTGCAAATTAGCATCGAACAGTTGGAACGGCGGCAGGAACGTATCCAAAAGGAAATGCGCTCGACCTTTGCCGGGGCTTCCCAGGATATTGCCGTGCGGGTGCAGGGGTTCAAGGATTACCTGCGGGGGGCGTTGCAGGATTTGGTCGCCAGTGTGGAGGAATTGCCCCTCCTGCCTGCCCCTCCCTCTGCCCCGGTGGTGGAGCCGGAACCCCCCTCCCCGGTGCCTGCCAAAGCCGCTCCCTTGAAATTGGCCGCCGCCACCTATGCCGACCAAGTGGAGGTGATCGAGGAATGTCTGGAACAATACCGCACCCAACCGGATTACTACGGGCCAGCGTGGCAATTGCGCCGTACCTTTGAGCCGGTGCATGAGGAACGGGTACGCCGGTGGTTTTTGGAACAGGGGGGCCGGGGTGCCCTGCGGAGTTTGGGCAGTCGGTTGCAAAATATCTTGGTCACGGCGGCGATTATTTCTATCCTGCGGCAACTGTATGATATTGACCTGCGGGTATTAGTACTCGCCAATGGCCCCGAACGTTTAGGGGAATGGCGACGGGGTTTACAAGACTGCCTAGGCATCAGTCGGGCGGACTTTGGGGCGGACGGGGGGATTTTGCTGTTTGAGTCCCCAGAGGCTTTGGCGCAAAAGGCGGATCGGTTGGAACGGGAGGATTTGGTGCCCTTTATTGTCATGGATGAGGGGGATGGGACGGTGCCCGTAGGTTTGTTACAGTTTCCGTTGTGGTTGACCTTTGCCCCTGACCCCAAAAAGATGCGACAACGGCAGGCGGAGGAGGATGAATTTGACTTCAAATTGTTTTAA
- a CDS encoding DUF3119 family protein — MQTTSPTLTVPLTLDPDYRVAMGLAAMGATVAVWSWPTGLGLGVLAGFLGWQTTVLRWTFTETAVVLTRNGQPLRAFPYQDWQDWYLFWPGLPVILFFREHDRIHFVPVLFDPVALRRYLAHYCPPRETA; from the coding sequence ATGCAGACTACTTCCCCCACCCTGACGGTGCCGTTGACCCTTGACCCGGATTATCGGGTAGCGATGGGGTTGGCGGCGATGGGTGCAACCGTAGCGGTGTGGTCGTGGCCGACGGGTTTGGGGCTAGGGGTGCTCGCTGGCTTTTTGGGGTGGCAAACTACGGTATTGCGCTGGACATTTACGGAAACGGCGGTGGTTTTGACCCGTAACGGGCAACCCCTGCGAGCATTTCCCTACCAGGACTGGCAGGATTGGTATTTGTTTTGGCCGGGTCTGCCGGTGATTTTATTTTTTCGGGAGCATGACCGCATTCATTTTGTGCCGGTTTTGTTTGACCCGGTGGCTTTGCGCCGTTATCTTGCCCACTATTGTCCCCCTAGAGAAACCGCTTGA
- the clpB gene encoding ATP-dependent chaperone ClpB, whose product MQPNDPNKFTESAWNAIVQAVELTKQQQQQQIESEHLLLALLNGEGLANSILQRLNINPQQLRDKVEALVRRNPKITGGDGQVYIGNSLDKLLDRAEQYRQELKDDFIAVEHLVLAYTQDDRCGKKLLQEFGVSGDRKLKEIIQQIRGSQTVKSRNAEANYEALEKYGRDLTRQAAEGKLDPVIGRDDEIRRMIQILSRRTKNNPVLIGEPGVGKTAIVEGLARRVISGDVPESLQNRRVISLDMGALIAGAKYRGEFEDRLKAVLKEVTSSEGQIILFIDEIHTVVGAGATEGAMDAGNLLKPMLARGELRCIGATTLDEYRKYIEKDAALERRFQQIYVQEPSVEDTISILRGLKDRYETHHNVKISDSALIAAATLSNRYISDRFLPDKAIDLVDEAAAKLKMETTSKPEELDEIDRKILQLEMERLSLQKDENPSAKERLQKLERELAELKAKQQELNAQWQAEKEILDQRKAIKEALAQIDVEIQQAEREYDLNRAATLKYGKRAELEKKLQATEQKFQELQTSGVNLLREEVTEADIAEIIAKWTGIPVAKLVASEKERLLHLEEELHRRIVGQEAAVTAVAEAIQRSRAGLSDPNRPIASFIFLGPTGVGKTELAKALAEYLFDTENALVRIDMSEYMERHTVARLIGAPPGYVGYEEGGQLTEAIRRRPYAVILFDEIEKAHEDVFNIMLQILDDGRLTDSQGRTVDFKNTVIIMTSNLGSQYILDLAGQPEKDEELRQRMLEVLRDNFRPEFLNRIDETIIFQSLTKTQLRQIVTLQVQRLQKRLAEQKINLELTTAAVDFLAEVGYDPVYGARPLKRAIQRHLETLIARELLKGTFQEGDTIRVDVVAERLACQRV is encoded by the coding sequence ATGCAACCCAACGACCCGAATAAATTTACCGAAAGTGCCTGGAATGCCATCGTCCAAGCGGTGGAACTGACCAAACAACAGCAACAGCAACAAATTGAATCCGAGCATTTATTATTGGCGCTCCTCAATGGGGAAGGGTTAGCCAATAGTATCCTGCAGAGGCTGAATATCAACCCCCAACAATTGCGGGACAAAGTGGAAGCCCTGGTGCGCCGCAACCCCAAAATTACCGGTGGGGATGGGCAGGTTTATATTGGCAATAGTTTAGATAAACTACTCGACCGGGCGGAACAATATCGGCAAGAATTAAAGGATGATTTTATTGCTGTTGAACATCTGGTTTTAGCCTATACTCAAGATGACCGGTGCGGCAAAAAATTGCTTCAGGAATTTGGGGTCAGCGGGGATCGCAAACTTAAGGAAATCATTCAACAAATTCGGGGGAGTCAAACCGTGAAAAGTCGCAATGCCGAAGCCAATTATGAAGCCCTAGAAAAATATGGTCGTGACCTGACCCGCCAAGCCGCCGAGGGGAAACTTGACCCGGTGATTGGTCGGGACGATGAAATTCGCCGTATGATCCAAATCCTCTCCCGGCGCACCAAAAATAACCCCGTCTTAATCGGTGAACCGGGGGTGGGGAAAACGGCGATTGTGGAAGGTTTAGCCCGGCGGGTGATCAGCGGGGATGTGCCCGAATCTTTGCAAAATCGGCGGGTGATTAGTTTAGATATGGGGGCGTTAATTGCCGGTGCCAAATATCGGGGGGAATTTGAAGACCGATTGAAAGCCGTCCTCAAAGAAGTGACCAGTTCCGAGGGGCAAATTATTCTATTTATTGATGAAATTCATACGGTGGTCGGGGCGGGTGCCACGGAAGGAGCGATGGATGCCGGGAATTTACTCAAACCCATGCTTGCCCGGGGAGAATTGCGCTGTATCGGGGCAACGACCCTAGACGAGTACCGCAAATATATTGAAAAAGATGCCGCCTTAGAACGCCGGTTCCAGCAAATTTATGTGCAAGAACCCAGCGTAGAGGATACGATTTCCATTTTGCGGGGGTTAAAAGACCGCTACGAAACCCACCACAATGTAAAAATTTCCGATTCCGCCTTGATTGCCGCCGCCACCTTGTCCAATCGTTATATTAGCGACCGGTTTTTACCGGATAAAGCCATTGATTTGGTGGATGAAGCCGCCGCTAAATTAAAAATGGAAACCACCTCCAAACCGGAGGAATTAGACGAGATTGACCGGAAAATTCTCCAGTTAGAAATGGAGCGTTTATCCCTGCAAAAAGATGAAAATCCCTCCGCCAAAGAACGTCTGCAAAAACTGGAGCGGGAACTGGCGGAATTGAAAGCCAAACAACAGGAATTAAATGCCCAATGGCAAGCGGAAAAAGAAATTCTTGACCAACGCAAAGCCATCAAAGAAGCCCTCGCCCAAATTGATGTGGAAATTCAGCAGGCGGAACGGGAATACGACCTGAACCGGGCGGCGACCCTGAAGTATGGCAAACGGGCGGAATTGGAGAAAAAATTACAGGCTACGGAGCAAAAATTCCAGGAATTGCAAACCTCCGGTGTGAATTTATTGCGGGAGGAAGTGACCGAGGCGGATATTGCCGAAATTATTGCCAAATGGACAGGGATTCCGGTGGCGAAATTGGTGGCTTCCGAAAAAGAACGGCTGTTGCACTTAGAAGAAGAATTACACCGGCGGATTGTGGGGCAAGAAGCGGCGGTGACGGCGGTAGCAGAGGCGATTCAGCGTTCCCGGGCGGGGCTTTCTGACCCCAATCGTCCCATTGCCAGTTTTATTTTCTTAGGACCAACCGGGGTGGGGAAAACCGAATTGGCTAAAGCCCTGGCTGAGTATTTATTTGATACCGAAAATGCCCTGGTGCGGATTGATATGTCGGAATATATGGAGCGGCATACGGTCGCCCGGTTGATTGGGGCACCACCGGGGTATGTGGGCTACGAAGAAGGGGGGCAATTGACAGAAGCGATTCGCCGTCGTCCCTATGCGGTGATCCTGTTTGATGAGATTGAAAAAGCCCACGAGGATGTGTTTAATATCATGTTGCAAATCCTAGATGATGGGCGGTTAACCGATTCCCAAGGGCGCACGGTGGACTTCAAAAATACGGTGATCATTATGACCAGTAATTTGGGTTCCCAATACATTCTTGACCTGGCGGGACAACCGGAAAAAGATGAGGAATTACGCCAGCGGATGTTAGAGGTTTTACGGGACAATTTCCGCCCGGAATTTCTCAACCGCATTGACGAAACCATCATCTTCCAAAGTTTAACCAAGACCCAATTGCGGCAGATTGTCACCCTGCAAGTGCAACGACTGCAAAAACGCTTGGCGGAGCAAAAAATCAACCTCGAACTGACGACGGCGGCGGTGGATTTTCTCGCCGAGGTGGGCTACGACCCGGTGTACGGGGCACGCCCGTTGAAACGCGCCATTCAACGGCATTTGGAAACCCTGATTGCCCGGGAATTGCTCAAAGGCACGTTCCAGGAGGGGGACACCATCCGGGTGGACGTGGTGGCGGAGCGGTTAGCCTGCCAGCGAGTGTAA
- a CDS encoding photosystem I reaction center subunit II PsaD, with the protein MTLNLETPAPIFGGSTGGLLRKAEVEEKYAITWTSKKEQVFEMPTGGAATMREGDNLLYLARKEQCLALGTQLRTKFKIDYKIYRIYPSGEIQFIHPADGVYSEKVNAGRPYVGKKDRRIGENPDPAKLKFSGQNPYDV; encoded by the coding sequence ATGACGCTAAATTTGGAAACGCCCGCCCCGATTTTTGGTGGCAGTACCGGCGGTCTGCTCCGCAAAGCTGAAGTTGAGGAAAAGTACGCCATTACCTGGACAAGCAAGAAAGAACAGGTGTTTGAGATGCCCACTGGTGGTGCCGCCACCATGCGGGAGGGGGACAATCTCCTGTACCTGGCGCGCAAGGAGCAATGTCTGGCTTTGGGCACGCAACTGCGGACAAAATTCAAAATTGATTACAAAATTTACCGCATCTATCCCAGCGGAGAAATCCAGTTTATCCATCCCGCCGATGGGGTGTACTCCGAGAAGGTGAATGCGGGTCGTCCCTACGTGGGCAAAAAAGACCGGCGGATTGGGGAAAACCCTGACCCTGCCAAGCTGAAATTCTCCGGGCAAAACCCCTATGATGTTTAA
- the dapF gene encoding diaminopimelate epimerase, whose product MATPFWKYHALGNDYLVLDPERLEFALHPGVIQRLCHRHFGVGSDGILLGPLPAPGGELGLRIFNPDGSEAEKSGNGLRIFARYLWDEGKVGEQPFYVQTLGGRVQAQVQQSGRQVQVAMGRVSFQSRLIPVTGADREVLQEPIAVQGREFTFSAATIGNPHCVIVVPETTPDLAQTYGPDLETHPFFPQRTNVQFVQVLSPERLRLEIWERGAGYTLASGSSSSAAAAVVHRLGLCASEVTVEMPGGELAIQIAPDFAITMTGPVTAVAQGTLAPDVLAD is encoded by the coding sequence TTGGCGACCCCTTTTTGGAAATACCATGCCCTGGGGAATGATTACCTGGTGCTTGACCCGGAGCGGTTGGAGTTTGCCCTGCATCCTGGGGTGATCCAACGGTTGTGCCACCGGCATTTTGGCGTGGGGAGCGATGGGATTTTGCTGGGACCTTTGCCCGCCCCGGGGGGAGAGTTGGGCTTACGGATTTTTAACCCGGACGGCTCGGAGGCGGAAAAAAGCGGCAATGGTCTGCGGATTTTCGCCCGCTATCTCTGGGACGAGGGCAAGGTGGGCGAGCAACCATTCTATGTGCAAACCCTGGGGGGGCGGGTGCAGGCGCAGGTACAGCAGTCCGGGCGGCAGGTGCAGGTGGCGATGGGGCGGGTGTCGTTTCAGAGCCGGTTGATTCCGGTGACCGGGGCAGACCGGGAGGTACTCCAGGAGCCGATTGCGGTGCAGGGGCGGGAGTTTACCTTCTCGGCGGCTACCATTGGCAATCCCCACTGTGTGATTGTGGTGCCGGAGACGACCCCGGACTTGGCGCAGACCTATGGACCAGACTTGGAAACCCATCCCTTCTTCCCTCAGCGCACCAATGTGCAGTTTGTGCAGGTGCTGTCCCCGGAACGACTGCGGTTGGAGATTTGGGAACGGGGGGCGGGTTACACCCTGGCTTCCGGGAGCAGTAGCAGTGCCGCCGCCGCCGTCGTGCATCGGTTGGGGTTATGTGCGTCCGAAGTTACCGTCGAGATGCCGGGGGGGGAATTGGCGATTCAGATTGCCCCGGATTTTGCCATCACCATGACCGGGCCGGTGACCGCAGTGGCGCAGGGAACCTTAGCCCCCGATGTGCTGGCGGATTAA
- a CDS encoding PRC-barrel domain-containing protein: MKATTQVCFRSALIDCQVITRDRGRRLGVVSQVWCDVDAWQVVALDIKDSLVNNYLPGEPSHSLRLEHVRQIGDVVLVEDDRVLEELDLTPYTRLVGSEVVTETGEFLGKVRDFEFAVADGRISHLVIDSLGVPRIPARFLSTYELSVDEVVSVGADKLIVFEGAEERLNQLTRGWLEAVGIGKPPWEREDDPNYLPTPVSYENRLGSGSPPSSERRRTRTEEDWAEPEVPATRPARKAPRRVEAAYVEPLEPEPVEVDLESDAWAEAEPYQPPVNLPQRQYEEESN, translated from the coding sequence ATGAAAGCGACGACCCAGGTATGTTTTCGTTCGGCACTGATTGATTGCCAAGTGATTACCCGTGACCGGGGGCGACGATTGGGGGTGGTCAGCCAGGTCTGGTGCGATGTGGATGCGTGGCAGGTGGTGGCTTTAGATATTAAAGATTCCCTGGTGAATAATTATTTGCCGGGGGAACCCAGCCATTCCCTGCGGCTGGAACACGTGCGGCAGATTGGAGATGTGGTGTTGGTGGAGGATGACCGGGTATTGGAAGAACTCGACCTGACCCCCTACACCCGCTTGGTGGGGAGCGAGGTGGTGACGGAAACCGGGGAATTTTTGGGGAAGGTGCGGGATTTTGAATTTGCGGTGGCGGATGGGCGGATTTCCCATTTGGTAATTGATTCCTTGGGGGTGCCCCGGATTCCCGCCCGGTTTCTCAGCACCTATGAGTTGTCCGTGGACGAGGTAGTGAGCGTGGGGGCGGACAAACTGATCGTCTTTGAAGGGGCGGAGGAGCGGCTCAACCAACTCACCCGGGGTTGGCTGGAGGCGGTGGGGATTGGCAAACCCCCCTGGGAGCGGGAGGATGACCCGAATTATCTCCCTACCCCGGTGAGCTATGAAAATCGCCTGGGCAGTGGCAGTCCCCCCAGCAGTGAACGGCGGCGGACACGCACAGAAGAGGATTGGGCGGAACCGGAGGTACCCGCTACCCGTCCTGCCCGCAAAGCCCCCCGGCGGGTCGAGGCGGCGTATGTGGAGCCTTTGGAACCGGAGCCAGTGGAGGTGGATTTGGAAAGCGATGCCTGGGCGGAGGCGGAACCCTACCAACCGCCGGTCAACTTGCCCCAACGGCAGTACGAAGAGGAGTCGAATTAG
- a CDS encoding RNA-binding protein, which produces MTVRIYVGNLPEDVDKQELDALFREAQEIQSLKLITNRKTNKCRGFGFITVKTEAEADSLVSRFNGQTFREQALKVEKALPRTKDTPEPEAPAVSEPVAKPVKATTPVERPTPRRDAPNRNSQRQQNRRKAPAQSTSAPVPSTSYEATEPDPRWADALRQLKERLSMQTTGS; this is translated from the coding sequence ATGACTGTGCGGATTTATGTGGGTAATTTGCCCGAAGATGTGGACAAACAGGAATTGGATGCCCTGTTCCGGGAGGCGCAGGAGATTCAATCCCTGAAGCTGATCACCAACCGCAAGACCAATAAATGCCGGGGTTTCGGCTTTATCACGGTGAAAACGGAAGCGGAGGCGGACAGCCTGGTGAGCCGGTTCAACGGGCAGACCTTTCGGGAGCAAGCCCTGAAGGTGGAAAAAGCCCTGCCCCGCACCAAGGACACCCCAGAACCGGAAGCCCCAGCGGTCAGCGAACCCGTCGCCAAACCCGTGAAAGCCACGACCCCGGTGGAACGCCCCACCCCCCGGCGGGATGCCCCCAACCGCAACAGCCAGCGGCAACAGAACCGGCGCAAAGCCCCAGCCCAGTCCACCAGTGCCCCGGTGCCTAGCACAAGTTACGAGGCGACGGAACCCGACCCCCGCTGGGCAGACGCACTGCGGCAATTGAAAGAACGGCTGTCCATGCAGACCACCGGCTCTTAA